A genomic segment from Aulosira sp. FACHB-615 encodes:
- a CDS encoding GNAT family N-acetyltransferase: protein MVEQLKPRYSVAWINKIAEVPQNAWDALAIPLKTPFLEWQWLKNLETSHSATDKTGWLPNHLTLWRDKTLIAAAPLYLKGHSYGEFVFDHQWAELSDRIGVQYYPKLLGMAPFTPAEGYRFLIAPGEDEDEITAMMVHEIDSFCNKYRISGCHFLYVDPEWRPVLERNGFSSWLHHSYIWENTGFNNFDDYLGVFNANQRRNIKRERKAVEKAGLRLQPITGDDIPKSLFPLMYQFYADTCDKFGWWGSKYLTKQFFEQLHADYRHRVVFFAAYSEHDNRHPVGMSFCLYKDDRLYGRYWGSFQEIDCLHFDACYYTPIEWAIANNIQLFDPGAGGRHKKRRGFPATPNYSLHRFYNQRLAQILLPYIKEVNQLEQQEITAINEEMPFSQKAHDR from the coding sequence ATGGTGGAACAACTTAAGCCGCGCTATTCTGTTGCCTGGATTAATAAAATTGCCGAAGTCCCGCAAAATGCCTGGGATGCTTTAGCAATACCCTTGAAAACTCCGTTTTTGGAGTGGCAATGGTTAAAAAATTTGGAAACTTCCCATAGTGCTACAGACAAAACTGGTTGGTTGCCAAATCACTTAACTTTGTGGCGAGACAAAACCTTGATTGCAGCTGCGCCTTTATATTTAAAAGGTCATAGCTACGGTGAATTTGTTTTTGATCATCAATGGGCAGAATTAAGCGATCGCATCGGTGTGCAGTATTATCCTAAACTCTTGGGTATGGCTCCCTTTACCCCGGCTGAAGGTTATCGCTTCTTAATTGCGCCAGGAGAAGATGAAGACGAAATCACTGCAATGATGGTGCATGAAATTGACAGTTTCTGCAATAAATACCGCATTTCTGGGTGTCACTTTCTTTATGTTGATCCTGAATGGCGGCCAGTTTTGGAACGCAACGGGTTTAGTTCTTGGTTGCACCACAGTTATATTTGGGAAAATACTGGATTTAATAATTTTGATGATTACTTAGGAGTTTTCAACGCCAATCAGCGCCGGAATATCAAGCGGGAACGGAAAGCCGTGGAAAAGGCGGGTTTAAGACTACAGCCAATTACTGGTGATGACATTCCGAAATCTTTGTTTCCCTTGATGTACCAGTTTTACGCCGATACTTGTGATAAGTTTGGCTGGTGGGGCAGTAAGTATTTAACAAAGCAATTTTTTGAACAGCTACACGCCGATTATCGCCATCGGGTGGTGTTTTTTGCCGCCTATAGCGAACATGACAATCGTCACCCAGTGGGAATGTCTTTTTGCCTTTATAAAGACGATAGATTGTATGGGCGTTATTGGGGGAGTTTTCAAGAAATTGATTGCCTGCATTTTGATGCTTGCTATTACACTCCAATTGAGTGGGCGATCGCTAATAATATCCAATTATTCGATCCCGGTGCAGGTGGTAGACACAAAAAACGCCGTGGATTTCCGGCTACACCCAATTACAGCCTACATCGCTTTTACAATCAGCGTCTGGCGCAAATTCTACTTCCATATATTAAAGAAGTGAATCAACTAGAACAGCAGGAAATTACCGCCATTAATGAGGAAATGCCATTTAGTCAGAAAGCCCACGATAGATAA
- a CDS encoding TIGR04255 family protein, with protein sequence MQAQKHYSRAPITEALIDIQVQLPQEVKLEVLAQVYSSIQSEYPNFEEMLVFQGQMIAGASVEATASQSQIGYRAFSKEQKQILQVRLDGFTFSRLAPYDCWETFRDEAKRLWSIYQSLTNPAAITRLAVRYINRLDIPLPVSDLNNYLRTFPEVSSDLPQGLSGYFMQLQIPQEKLATMLVLNQALVPPPTPNFISILLDLDLFLERDIPQNEIELWEIVEQMHEQKNKAFEACITEHTRELIN encoded by the coding sequence ATGCAAGCACAAAAACATTACTCACGCGCCCCAATTACCGAAGCATTGATTGACATACAAGTTCAACTGCCACAAGAAGTTAAACTTGAGGTCTTGGCGCAGGTGTACTCAAGCATTCAATCTGAGTACCCCAATTTTGAAGAAATGCTTGTATTTCAGGGGCAAATGATTGCTGGTGCTAGTGTTGAAGCCACCGCCAGTCAATCTCAAATCGGTTATAGAGCCTTTAGCAAAGAGCAAAAGCAAATTCTTCAAGTACGTTTGGACGGCTTTACGTTCAGTCGGCTTGCTCCCTACGACTGCTGGGAAACTTTTCGAGATGAGGCAAAGAGACTATGGAGTATCTATCAGTCTTTGACAAATCCAGCAGCTATTACTCGGTTAGCGGTAAGGTACATTAACAGGCTAGATATTCCCTTACCTGTTAGTGATTTAAACAATTATTTAAGGACATTTCCTGAAGTGTCCTCTGACTTGCCACAAGGACTAAGTGGCTACTTTATGCAGCTACAAATTCCTCAAGAGAAACTAGCAACAATGCTTGTTCTCAATCAGGCATTAGTTCCGCCTCCAACACCTAATTTTATTTCTATACTCTTGGATTTAGACCTGTTTCTCGAAAGGGATATTCCTCAAAATGAAATAGAACTTTGGGAAATTGTGGAGCAAATGCACGAACAAAAGAACAAAGCGTTTGAAGCTTGCATTACAGAACACACAAGGGAGTTGATTAACTAA
- a CDS encoding tetratricopeptide repeat protein, protein MYKHHQIRQWYCGFPQMAFHQVINWRKSHLTIISAASAFLVLAAPSVMNLPGSRLLAENVISQDLDAAIFYQKGVTLYNRKDLDGAESAFRQALERDPNIGMARNYLGNILLRQNRLDAAVQEYGEAIRMNPNQSEIYYNLGLALQRQGQKEAAVTAYRQAVVIDPKMATAQYNLGVLLHELGQPQEAIAAYQQAANLDSGNENTFFNLAITLQEQGKLEDAIAAYRQVIQLNPKNTVAYNNMAGLLVVQGQTAEAINVYKQAIRQNSKDAVAYHNLGITLYNQGELKKANAALKNALNNYRTQGNTEQTAKVEQLMQQITQQIAQQKLQEQQQRQAGKKPAPTENVATPEQPTPATPEGTPAKPGDVPVSFGQESK, encoded by the coding sequence ATGTATAAACACCATCAAATTCGTCAGTGGTATTGCGGCTTTCCTCAGATGGCGTTTCACCAAGTGATTAATTGGCGGAAGTCGCATTTAACCATCATCTCAGCGGCCTCGGCGTTTTTGGTGTTGGCTGCACCATCAGTAATGAATTTACCGGGAAGTCGGTTACTCGCAGAAAATGTCATCTCTCAAGATTTGGATGCAGCGATTTTTTACCAAAAAGGAGTGACGCTATATAACCGCAAAGATTTAGACGGTGCGGAATCTGCCTTTCGTCAAGCCTTGGAACGTGACCCAAATATTGGGATGGCGCGGAATTATTTAGGGAATATTCTGTTAAGGCAAAATCGCCTGGATGCGGCCGTGCAAGAATATGGCGAGGCGATTAGAATGAACCCCAACCAAAGTGAGATTTATTACAACTTAGGGTTAGCGTTACAACGCCAAGGACAGAAAGAAGCTGCCGTCACCGCTTACCGCCAAGCCGTAGTGATAGATCCCAAAATGGCAACAGCCCAGTATAACTTGGGTGTATTGCTACATGAACTAGGACAACCACAAGAAGCGATCGCAGCTTATCAACAAGCGGCTAATCTAGATAGTGGTAATGAGAATACCTTTTTTAACTTAGCGATCACGCTGCAAGAACAAGGAAAATTAGAAGATGCGATCGCAGCTTACCGTCAAGTTATCCAACTCAACCCCAAAAATACTGTCGCCTACAATAATATGGCTGGTTTGCTGGTAGTCCAAGGGCAGACGGCTGAGGCAATTAATGTTTATAAACAAGCCATTCGCCAAAACTCCAAAGATGCTGTCGCATACCACAACTTAGGCATCACTTTATATAATCAAGGCGAACTCAAAAAAGCAAATGCAGCCTTGAAAAATGCCCTGAATAACTACCGCACACAAGGTAATACCGAACAAACTGCCAAAGTTGAACAACTAATGCAGCAAATTACCCAGCAAATTGCCCAACAGAAGTTACAAGAACAACAACAGCGTCAAGCAGGTAAAAAACCCGCACCAACTGAAAATGTAGCGACACCAGAACAACCCACCCCCGCAACACCCGAAGGAACACCAGCCAAACCTGGAGATGTGCCGGTTTCTTTTGGACAAGAGAGTAAATAA
- a CDS encoding chlorophyll a/b-binding protein, producing MISKGFTMNELGQLNNYAIEPKVYVEETPRVGFTEYAEKLNGRLAMIGFVSIIAVEIITGHSLIGWLTNL from the coding sequence ATGATCAGCAAAGGCTTCACCATGAATGAACTCGGTCAACTCAACAACTATGCAATTGAACCAAAAGTTTATGTAGAAGAAACCCCACGAGTTGGTTTTACCGAGTATGCAGAGAAACTCAATGGGCGTTTGGCAATGATTGGTTTTGTCTCAATCATCGCTGTAGAAATCATCACCGGACATAGCTTAATCGGTTGGCTAACAAACCTGTAG
- the queA gene encoding tRNA preQ1(34) S-adenosylmethionine ribosyltransferase-isomerase QueA, which yields MEPAITKENFNKVTDTGVEDRQLDCSLTGYDYILPPELIAQNPVVPRDSSRLLVVNSTATGNNLAPLHHIFRDLPELLRPGDLLVMNNTKVIPARLYGNKSTGAEIEVLLLEERQNNCWLALVKPGKRFKLGSQIIFSGKNSATPQLTATVLENDAATGGRLLQFDVPPGKSLVELLDNFGEIPLPPYITTTAAADEQYQTVYAEQPGAIAAPTAGLHFTPELLAKLRDRNIHQAFVTLHVGVGTFRPVEVEDVTTHEMHEEWIEVPAATVEQIRATKAAGGRIIAVGTTVVRSLEGAAQSGELQPFCGKTNLFIYPGYQWRVVDGLITNFHLPRSSLLMLVSALIGRPRLLQIYQEAIASRYRFYSFGDAMLILPAST from the coding sequence ATGGAGCCAGCAATAACAAAAGAAAATTTTAATAAAGTTACAGATACAGGAGTAGAAGACAGACAGTTAGATTGTTCCTTAACTGGCTATGACTACATACTACCGCCAGAACTAATTGCTCAAAATCCGGTAGTTCCCAGAGATAGTTCTCGCTTATTAGTAGTCAACTCTACCGCCACAGGTAACAATTTAGCCCCGCTACACCACATCTTCCGCGATTTACCAGAACTCCTGCGCCCTGGGGATTTGTTGGTGATGAATAATACAAAAGTTATCCCCGCCAGACTGTACGGGAATAAATCTACAGGGGCAGAAATTGAAGTATTGCTGTTAGAAGAGAGGCAAAATAATTGTTGGTTAGCTTTAGTCAAACCAGGAAAGCGGTTTAAATTAGGCTCACAGATTATTTTTTCTGGTAAAAATTCCGCCACGCCCCAGCTAACCGCTACAGTTTTAGAAAATGATGCGGCGACTGGCGGGCGGTTGTTGCAATTTGATGTACCACCAGGAAAATCTTTGGTAGAACTGTTAGATAACTTTGGTGAAATTCCTTTACCGCCTTATATCACCACCACAGCCGCAGCTGATGAACAATATCAGACAGTCTATGCCGAACAACCAGGTGCGATCGCTGCACCCACGGCTGGGTTACACTTTACTCCAGAATTACTAGCAAAATTGCGCGATCGCAATATCCATCAAGCATTTGTAACACTCCATGTTGGTGTCGGCACATTTCGCCCTGTGGAAGTGGAAGATGTCACCACCCACGAAATGCACGAAGAATGGATTGAAGTTCCTGCGGCTACAGTCGAACAAATCCGCGCCACGAAAGCTGCTGGGGGCAGAATTATTGCCGTTGGTACAACAGTAGTACGCTCTTTAGAAGGTGCAGCCCAGTCTGGAGAATTACAACCATTTTGTGGCAAAACCAACTTATTTATTTACCCTGGCTATCAATGGCGGGTAGTAGATGGGTTAATTACTAATTTTCACCTACCGCGTTCGAGTTTGCTGATGCTGGTGAGTGCTTTAATTGGCAGACCAAGATTATTGCAAATATACCAAGAAGCGATCGCCTCTCGATATCGTTTCTATTCCTTTGGTGATGCGATGCTAATTTTGCCAGCCAGTACCTAG
- a CDS encoding YraN family protein: MANHPPSHYLDIGQQGEDLVTQWLQSTGWLILHRRFSCRWGEIDIIAQYPGKEVGEQRCKGAEEENSTLAFVEVKTRSSRNWDAGGREAITPQKQAKLWRTAEMFLNQYPENAEYPCRFDVAIVGYQQISKLKTHITSAQDAVFSASIGDYKFFLEEYIPAAFDL, translated from the coding sequence ATGGCGAATCATCCTCCATCCCATTATCTCGATATTGGTCAACAAGGTGAAGACTTAGTTACACAATGGTTACAGTCTACAGGTTGGTTGATTTTACATCGCCGCTTTTCTTGTCGTTGGGGAGAGATTGATATTATTGCTCAGTATCCAGGAAAAGAGGTAGGGGAGCAGAGGTGCAAGGGAGCAGAGGAAGAAAACTCTACACTTGCTTTTGTTGAGGTGAAAACTCGGAGTTCACGAAATTGGGATGCAGGGGGAAGAGAGGCTATCACCCCACAAAAACAGGCAAAACTCTGGCGTACCGCAGAAATGTTTTTAAATCAATATCCCGAAAACGCTGAATATCCCTGTCGTTTTGATGTGGCTATTGTGGGTTATCAGCAAATATCCAAATTAAAAACTCACATTACATCAGCCCAAGATGCGGTATTTAGTGCATCAATAGGGGATTATAAATTTTTTCTGGAAGAATATATTCCCGCAGCTTTTGACTTATAA
- a CDS encoding pentapeptide repeat-containing protein produces the protein MNFRLSDRIWAGILSVLLWAVLSITATFTYPPTALALEYNKEILVEADFSGRDLTDSSFTKANLRQSNFSNSNLTGVSFFAANLESANLQGSNLTNATLDSARLIKADLTNAVLEGAFAANAKFDGAIIDGADFTDVLLRPDEQKKLCKVAKGTNPTTGRETRDTLFCP, from the coding sequence ATGAATTTTAGGTTAAGCGATCGCATTTGGGCAGGTATACTCAGTGTATTGCTGTGGGCTGTGTTAAGCATTACAGCCACTTTTACTTATCCGCCCACAGCTTTAGCACTCGAATATAACAAAGAAATATTAGTAGAAGCTGATTTTTCTGGACGTGATTTAACAGATTCTAGCTTTACCAAAGCTAATCTCCGGCAAAGTAATTTTAGCAATAGTAACTTAACTGGTGTGAGTTTCTTTGCTGCTAATTTGGAGTCAGCAAATTTACAGGGGTCTAACCTAACAAATGCTACTTTAGACTCAGCGCGGCTCATTAAAGCAGATTTGACTAATGCAGTTTTAGAAGGTGCATTTGCGGCTAACGCCAAATTTGATGGTGCAATTATTGATGGAGCAGATTTTACTGATGTGCTGCTGCGTCCAGATGAACAAAAAAAATTATGCAAGGTAGCTAAAGGTACTAATCCCACCACGGGACGAGAAACCCGTGATACTTTGTTTTGTCCTTAG
- a CDS encoding DUF2207 domain-containing protein: MSKKLVARLLLFCFTFVLGFTFTIHNVQAESAPFYWEFINVDIAVQPNGDMLVTETQKYNFTGEYNHLRSRYIPLDKVDRITEVSVSENGQVLPSTTSTVNNQFWIRWEHQLQPPESSTFVLKYRVIGGLRVNHNYAQVDWEAIFSDRKAPIQQAQVRVEFPEELTTKIKTFQSFGVVANIRRVDTKTIEAVTKQFLEPGKGLEIQVIFDRAGTKIETSGWQSTQFFYERLLWILSGLLVFGMPLFLIIVSRTGTSSSYIGDSSSYYYGGGGDYGGGDCGGGGGGD; the protein is encoded by the coding sequence ATGAGCAAAAAATTAGTAGCCAGGCTACTGCTATTTTGTTTCACATTTGTTCTTGGCTTCACATTTACTATTCATAATGTCCAAGCCGAATCAGCACCTTTCTATTGGGAATTTATCAATGTCGATATTGCCGTACAGCCTAACGGTGATATGTTAGTCACTGAAACACAAAAATATAATTTTACTGGAGAGTATAACCATCTGCGCTCCCGGTACATTCCTTTAGATAAAGTAGACAGAATTACTGAAGTTTCTGTATCCGAAAATGGTCAAGTTTTACCCAGTACAACAAGTACAGTAAATAATCAATTTTGGATTCGTTGGGAACATCAATTGCAACCACCAGAAAGCTCTACTTTCGTGTTGAAATATCGTGTTATTGGAGGATTGCGCGTCAATCATAATTATGCTCAAGTAGATTGGGAAGCGATATTCTCTGACCGTAAAGCCCCTATTCAACAGGCGCAGGTTAGGGTGGAATTTCCTGAAGAACTTACTACTAAAATTAAAACATTCCAAAGCTTTGGTGTAGTTGCAAATATTCGCCGAGTCGATACAAAAACTATTGAGGCTGTTACTAAACAATTTCTAGAGCCAGGGAAGGGTTTAGAAATTCAGGTGATATTTGATCGTGCGGGTACTAAGATTGAAACCTCTGGATGGCAAAGTACACAATTTTTTTATGAGAGGTTATTGTGGATTTTGTCGGGATTACTAGTCTTTGGTATGCCTCTTTTCCTCATTATTGTCTCTAGGACTGGGACTAGTAGTAGCTACATTGGAGACAGTAGCAGTTATTACTATGGCGGTGGCGGTGATTATGGTGGCGGTGATTGTGGTGGCGGTGGCGGTGGTGATTAA
- a CDS encoding Lin0512 family protein yields MARKRLVIEMGMGVDQHGQEPTVAAARAVRNAIAHNALPGVWEVAGLNDPNEMIVEVQVAVPYPEQVRTDEVLAVLPFGRKTINVESGGMVVQGRAIPSLNDKNDDMLIAIAAVTVLIETD; encoded by the coding sequence GTGGCGCGTAAACGGTTAGTAATTGAGATGGGGATGGGTGTAGATCAGCATGGACAGGAACCAACTGTAGCAGCTGCAAGAGCAGTCCGCAATGCGATCGCGCACAATGCTTTACCAGGAGTCTGGGAAGTTGCTGGTTTGAATGATCCCAATGAGATGATTGTAGAAGTGCAAGTAGCAGTACCTTATCCCGAACAAGTGAGAACAGATGAGGTTCTCGCAGTACTACCGTTTGGACGCAAAACGATAAATGTCGAATCTGGGGGAATGGTGGTTCAAGGACGGGCGATTCCCTCTCTGAATGATAAAAATGATGATATGTTAATTGCGATCGCTGCGGTGACAGTCCTCATCGAAACCGATTAA